The proteins below are encoded in one region of Methanosarcina barkeri 3:
- a CDS encoding PKD domain-containing protein, with product MTTIIKSMTKNRAQNKAQNRVQDIAKHGLVLSIFLILLFAFVGSASAQTIEVNPSDDVRSILLNEAQAGDVIYFNPGTYQMTRNWAINDKPVSLIGSGADKVTVLGKTTSINYGDYESASDIRVENISFSNGFSIYGSDYGDSNVVIENCVMSSVSLGNLKNVEVSNNVFISPYAYDVQNSISAERLTFIGNRMDKVGWNMMRVSGNITGNTFANTSSIPTCWIGECNNYLTLKDNVFSNCTLGAILISGDSKNSKNNIITENTFDSNSEGINVGTEGNGIPGAGNKIYLNNFINNTVNINDGSPAGSVQYISNAVKYSYKNESYTSSLGNYYNDYTGADADNNGIGDTPYAIGSGSDTAPLMGKITVDGNDIIIEALPSTSSPIADFTATPTSGDAPLTVNFTDTSTGNVSSYSWDFNNDGIIDSTEQNPVYTYIDAGNYTVNLTVTNAIGINSTVKTDYITVSENSTPSEPPISAFLADVTNGTAPLTVKFTDQSTGNISSYSWDFDNDGIIDSTEQSPSYTYGTAGTYTVNLTVSNADGSDSEVKTGYIKVTVSSPGKPVAAFSASSASGKTPLTVAFTDKSSNMPTKWKWSFGDGASSTIQNPKHKYSKAGKYTVTLTVANAKGSNTITETDYIKVISKPDANFTSSVTSGKAPLNVKFTDTSTGMASGWIWEFGDGSKSFVENPTHKYSKAGTYTVNLTVKNAAGSNKVTKTEYIKVTAKPVSNFTSSVTSGKAPLNVKFTDTSTGTPAAWIWEFGDGSKSFVEHPTHKYSKAGTYTVKLTVKNAVGSNTVTKTDYIKVTAKPVANFTSSVTSGKSPLTVAFTDTSTGSPSKWKWNFGDGASSTLQNPKHKYSKAGNYTVTLTATNAAGSSTTTKTNYMKVTAV from the coding sequence ATGACAACAATTATAAAAAGTATGACAAAAAATAGGGCCCAAAATAAGGCACAAAACAGAGTACAAGATATTGCCAAACATGGCCTTGTTTTAAGTATATTCCTTATCCTGCTGTTTGCCTTTGTTGGCTCTGCATCGGCACAAACTATTGAGGTCAACCCTAGTGATGACGTCCGCTCCATCCTCCTTAATGAAGCACAGGCTGGAGATGTCATCTACTTCAACCCTGGAACTTATCAGATGACCCGAAATTGGGCTATAAATGATAAACCTGTATCACTAATAGGCTCAGGAGCAGATAAGGTAACTGTACTTGGAAAAACCACATCTATTAATTACGGCGATTATGAAAGTGCTTCCGACATTCGGGTTGAAAATATTAGCTTCTCTAATGGTTTTTCTATCTACGGGTCGGATTACGGTGACAGCAATGTTGTAATTGAAAATTGTGTCATGAGTAGTGTATCGCTAGGTAACCTGAAGAATGTTGAAGTTTCGAATAATGTTTTCATATCTCCATATGCCTATGATGTACAAAACAGTATTTCCGCTGAGAGGCTGACCTTTATCGGAAACCGGATGGATAAGGTCGGTTGGAATATGATGCGCGTTAGTGGTAATATTACAGGTAACACCTTTGCGAATACTTCTTCAATTCCTACATGTTGGATAGGTGAATGCAACAATTACTTAACATTAAAAGACAATGTTTTTTCAAACTGTACCCTTGGAGCTATACTAATATCTGGCGATAGTAAAAACAGTAAAAACAATATCATTACTGAAAATACTTTTGATTCAAATTCTGAAGGAATAAATGTCGGAACGGAGGGAAATGGAATACCTGGTGCCGGCAACAAGATCTACCTCAACAACTTCATTAACAACACCGTCAACATCAATGACGGTTCGCCGGCCGGCTCCGTCCAGTATATCAGTAACGCTGTAAAGTACAGCTACAAAAACGAGTCCTACACCTCCTCTCTAGGCAACTACTATAACGACTACACAGGTGCAGATGCTGATAATAACGGAATAGGTGATACTCCTTATGCAATTGGTTCCGGAAGTGACACTGCACCCCTTATGGGTAAAATCACAGTTGACGGAAATGATATAATAATTGAAGCACTACCGAGTACTTCCTCTCCAATTGCCGATTTTACAGCAACACCGACTTCTGGAGACGCTCCTCTTACTGTCAACTTCACTGATACTTCAACTGGTAATGTCTCTTCTTATTCATGGGACTTTAATAACGATGGCATTATAGATAGCACCGAACAGAACCCTGTATATACCTATATTGACGCAGGCAACTACACTGTTAACCTTACAGTCACAAATGCCATTGGCATCAACAGCACTGTAAAGACTGACTATATCACTGTTTCTGAAAACTCAACACCTTCTGAACCGCCAATTTCTGCATTTCTAGCTGATGTGACGAACGGTACTGCTCCTCTTACTGTCAAGTTTACAGACCAGTCAACTGGCAATATCTCATCGTATTCATGGGACTTTGATAATGATGGCATTATAGATAGCACCGAACAGAGTCCTTCGTATACTTACGGTACGGCAGGCACGTACACTGTCAACCTTACTGTTTCCAACGCTGATGGAAGCGATTCTGAAGTAAAAACCGGATACATTAAAGTCACTGTTTCATCTCCCGGAAAGCCAGTAGCTGCTTTTTCAGCATCTTCTGCTTCAGGAAAAACACCATTAACAGTTGCTTTTACCGACAAGAGTAGTAACATGCCTACTAAATGGAAATGGAGTTTTGGAGACGGAGCGTCTTCCACAATCCAGAATCCAAAGCATAAGTATTCCAAAGCAGGAAAGTATACGGTAACACTCACCGTTGCCAATGCTAAGGGTAGTAATACGATAACAGAAACCGATTATATAAAAGTTATATCAAAACCTGATGCAAACTTCACCAGCAGTGTTACGTCAGGAAAAGCGCCATTAAACGTTAAATTTACTGACACAAGCACAGGTATGGCTTCTGGCTGGATCTGGGAGTTTGGAGACGGATCAAAGTCATTTGTCGAGAATCCAACTCATAAGTACAGTAAAGCAGGAACATATACTGTTAACTTAACAGTAAAGAATGCTGCAGGCAGTAACAAGGTAACAAAAACGGAATATATAAAAGTGACAGCAAAGCCTGTTTCAAACTTTACCAGCAGTGTTACTTCAGGAAAAGCACCATTGAACGTTAAATTTACTGATACAAGCACAGGAACACCTGCTGCATGGATCTGGGAGTTTGGAGACGGATCGAAGTCATTTGTCGAGCATCCGACTCATAAGTACAGTAAAGCAGGAACATACACTGTTAAGTTGACAGTAAAGAACGCCGTAGGCAGCAACACGGTAACAAAAACCGATTATATAAAAGTGACAGCAAAACCTGTTGCAAACTTCACGAGCAGTGTTACTTCAGGAAAGTCCCCGTTGACGGTTGCTTTTACTGACACTAGTACAGGTTCACCAAGTAAATGGAAATGGAACTTTGGAGACGGTGCATCGTCCACACTCCAGAATCCAAAGCATAAGTATTCCAAAGCTGGAAACTATACTGTCACGTTGACGGCAACAAATGCTGCAGGCAGCAGTACGACAACAAAAACAAATTATATGAAAGTGACAGCAGTCTAA